A region from the Pogoniulus pusillus isolate bPogPus1 chromosome 13, bPogPus1.pri, whole genome shotgun sequence genome encodes:
- the RASD1 gene encoding dexamethasone-induced Ras-related protein 1 produces MKLAAMIKKMCPSEAELSIPAKNCYRMVILGSSKVGKTAIVSRFLTGRFEEQYTPTIEDFHRKFYSIRGEVYQLDILDTSGNHPFPAMRRLSILTGDVFILVFSLDNRDSFEEVQRLKQQILETKSCLKNKTKENIEVPLVICGNKGDRDFYREVQPREIEQLVGGDPKKCAYFEISAKKNSSLDQMFQALFAMAKLPSEMSPDLHRKVSVQYCDILHKKALKGKKLLKEGGRGGSEEAYGIVAPFARRPSVHSDLMYIREKAIGGGHSKDKDRCVIS; encoded by the exons ATGAAACTGGCAGCGATGATCAAGAAGATGTGTCCCAGTGAGGCCGAGCTGAGCATCCCCGCCAAGAACTGCTACCGCATGGTCATCCTGGGCTCCTCCAAGGTGGGCAAGACGGCCATCGTCTCACGCTTCCTCACCGGCCGCTTCGAGGAGCAGTACACACCTACCATCGAGGACTTCCACCGCAAGTTCTACAGCATCCGCGGGGAGGTCTACCAGCTCGACATCCTGGACACCTCGGGCAACCACCCCTTCCCAGCTATGCGCCGTCTCTCCATCCTCACAG GAGACGTGTTCATCCTCGTTTTCAGCCTGGACAATCGAGACTCCTTTGAGGAGGTGCAGCGCCTGAAGCAACAAATCCTGGAGACCAAGTCATGCCTGAAGAACAAAACCAAGGAGAACATAGAGGTGCCCCTGGTCATCTGTGGCAACAAGGGAGACCGAGACTTTTACCGGGAGGTGCAGCCCCGGGAGATCGAGCAGCTGGTGGGAGGGGACCCCAAAAAATGCGCCTACTTTGAGATCTCAGCCAAGAAGAACAGCAGCTTGGACCAGATGTTCCAGGCGCTCTTCGCCATGGCCAAGCTGCCCAGCGAGATGAGCCCCGACCTGCACCGCAAGGTCTCGGTCCAGTACTGCGACATCCTGCACAAGAAGGCGCTGAAAGGcaaaaagctgctgaaggagggGGGCCGGGGCGGCAGTGAGGAGGCGTACGGCATCGTGGCCCCCTTCGCCCGGCGCCCCAGCGTCCACAGTGACCTCATGTACATCCGGGAGAAAGCCATCGGTGGTGGGCACAGCAAGGACAAGGACCGCTGCGTGATCAGCTAG
- the MED9 gene encoding mediator of RNA polymerase II transcription subunit 9, protein MASAAAARAAEEPPPPEPSAEQKPLLLPPPPPQEEFSFLPLVHDIIKCMDKDSQDVHQVLNELKNKFQEMRKLISSMPGIGVSPEQQQQQLQSLREQVRTKNELLQKYKSLCMFEIPKE, encoded by the exons ATGGCatcggccgccgccgcccgcgccGCCGaggagccgccgccgcccgaGCCGTCCGCCGAGCAGaagccgctgctgctgccgccgccgcccccgcaGGAGGAGTTCTCCTTCCTGCCGCTCGTCCACGACATCATCAAATG CATGGACAAGGACAGCCAAGACGTTCACCAGGTGCTGAATGAGCTCAAGAACAAGTTTCAGGAGATGAGGAAGCTGATCAGCTCCATGCCCGGCATTGGCGtgagcccagagcagcagcagcagcagcttcagagccTGCGGGAGCAGGTGCGGACCAAAAACGAACTGCTGCAGAAGTACAAGAGCCTCTGCATGTTTGAAATCCCCAAGGAGTAg